A region of Capsicum annuum cultivar UCD-10X-F1 unplaced genomic scaffold, UCD10Xv1.1 ctg3328, whole genome shotgun sequence DNA encodes the following proteins:
- the LOC107841476 gene encoding uncharacterized protein LOC107841476: MGNATHQGQQNFGNTYNPNWRNHPNFSWGGNQAQNTNQYKGPVQPNPQPVQNNQLGQIAGSQNTRPQGVLPSDTEANPKQVNAVTTRSGLQTKEMVKDQGNSVVTDDSLQENAEVEDKEKRLVKRFNVSKYTKYLKDIVANKNWLTEYATVAFTQKCTSKIQNKLPTKLKDPESFTLQITFGQTIYARGLCDLGASINLMPTSWYQKMGLGSSKPTTIVLQLADRSLARPDGVIEDVLVQVGSLIFLVDFVILDFEVDPIVPFILG; the protein is encoded by the exons ATGGGAAATGCAACTCATCAGGGTCAACAAAATTTTGGCAATACATATAATCCAAATTGGAGGAACCACcctaatttctcatggggtggaaaTCAAGCACAGAATACAAATCAGTATAAGGGACCAGTGCAACCAAATCCACAGCCGGTGCAGAATAATCAG TTAGGTCAAATCGCAGGATCGCAGAATACAAGGCCACAAGGAGTATTGCCTAGCGACACTGAGGCTAATCCTAAACAAGTAAATGCGGTTACAACGAGGAGTGGGCTACAAACgaaggagatggtgaaggatCAGGGCAATTCTGTGGTTACTGATGATAGCTTGCAAGAGAATGCAGAAGTGGAAGACAAAGAAAAGAGGCTAGTGAAGAGATTC AATGTGTCGAAATATACAAAATACTTGAAAGATATTGTTGCCAATAAGAATTGGTTGACTGAATATGCTACAGTTGCATTTACTCAGAAGTGCActtctaaaattcaaaataaactgccCACGAAATTAAAGGATCCGGAAAGTTTCACATTACAGATTACCTTTGGTCAAACTATTTATGCACGTGGATTGTGTGACTTAGGAGCTAGCATAAATCTTATGCCCACGTCATGGTACCAGAAGATGGGTCTTGGAAGCTCCAAGCCTACTACTATTGTGTTGCAGTTGGCAGACAGGTCACTTGCTAGACCAGATGGTGTTATTGAAGATGTACTCGTTCAAGTGGGGTCTTTGATCTTTCTTGTGGATTTTGTGATTCTCGACTTTGAGGTTGATCCAattgttccatttattttgggatga